In Holophagales bacterium, one DNA window encodes the following:
- a CDS encoding formylglycine-generating enzyme family protein gives MRLTPLGKFLLFLIGLGLIVTALHRFVPREQQIWRQWIGSGRAPAPGAPPSAPPPASPNGPGTLAQQPLAAESWVTIPAGTLLAGESATPTEVPVFRIHRHEVTNGEFAAFLANCPVGSSCGPRELPSYWDDAGYVASHRDFPVVFVSSEDAAAFCRQAGGRLPTTVEWERAARGNDSRLFPWGDSLEATFANILGADHAAKAQAAKQIPTWGVTDARLRRDQSPFGVLAMAGNVSEWTASRSPEEPDLVLVAGGSWDSWELADARVTHRVPKLPTDRSSSVGFRCAAAGR, from the coding sequence ATGCGACTGACACCCCTCGGCAAATTCCTGCTCTTCCTCATCGGACTCGGCCTGATCGTCACCGCGCTGCACCGCTTCGTGCCGCGCGAGCAGCAGATCTGGCGCCAGTGGATCGGCAGCGGGCGGGCGCCCGCGCCGGGTGCGCCGCCCTCGGCCCCGCCGCCGGCGAGTCCGAACGGGCCCGGCACGCTCGCCCAGCAACCGCTCGCCGCGGAATCCTGGGTCACCATTCCGGCCGGCACCCTGCTCGCCGGCGAGTCGGCGACGCCCACCGAGGTCCCGGTCTTCCGGATCCACCGCCACGAAGTGACGAACGGCGAGTTTGCGGCCTTTCTCGCCAACTGCCCGGTCGGCTCCTCGTGCGGTCCGCGGGAGCTGCCGTCCTACTGGGACGACGCCGGCTACGTCGCGAGCCACCGCGACTTCCCGGTCGTCTTCGTCTCGTCGGAGGACGCGGCGGCGTTCTGCCGCCAGGCGGGCGGGCGACTCCCCACCACCGTCGAGTGGGAACGGGCGGCGCGCGGCAACGACTCGCGGCTCTTCCCCTGGGGCGATTCGCTCGAGGCGACCTTCGCCAACATCCTCGGCGCCGACCACGCGGCGAAGGCGCAGGCCGCCAAGCAGATCCCCACCTGGGGGGTCACCGATGCCCGCCTGCGTCGTGACCAGAGCCCCTTCGGCGTCCTGGCGATGGCCGGCAACGTCAGCGAGTGGACCGCCAGCCGCAGCCCCGAGGAGCCCGACCTGGTGCTCGTCGCCGGCGGCTCGTGGGACTCGTGGGAGCTCGCCGACGCCCGCGTGACGCACCGTGTCCCCAAGCTCCCCACCGACCGCAGCTCGAGCGTCGGCTTCCGTTGCGCCGCCGCCGGGCGCTGA
- a CDS encoding septum formation initiator family protein, whose translation MSEAPAVRPQRALWAALVALLLLLLGSGAVKGWRDLEAARDREQELASRVAAAEERTALLKGRIARLRDDPATLERMAREQLGLVRPGDVVVVLPPESEGEPATTPTGTR comes from the coding sequence GTGAGTGAAGCGCCGGCCGTCCGCCCGCAGCGAGCCCTCTGGGCCGCCCTCGTCGCCCTGCTGCTGCTCCTGCTCGGCAGCGGGGCGGTGAAGGGCTGGCGCGACCTCGAGGCGGCGCGCGATCGCGAGCAGGAGCTCGCCTCGCGCGTCGCCGCGGCGGAGGAGCGCACGGCGCTGCTCAAAGGGCGGATCGCCCGGCTGCGCGACGACCCGGCGACGCTCGAGCGGATGGCGCGCGAGCAACTCGGTCTCGTTCGCCCCGGCGACGTCGTCGTCGTGCTGCCGCCGGAGAGCGAGGGCGAGCCGGCCACCACGCCGACCGGCACCCGCTGA
- the eno gene encoding phosphopyruvate hydratase, translating to MYTIEEIVAREILDSRGNPTLEVDCVLESGAVGTAAVPSGASTGSREALELRDQDARYGGKGVRKAVENVEREIARELEEMDARDQALIDQTMIELDGTPTKSRLGANAILGCSLAVAKAAAATSGLPLYSYLGGPGATMLPVPLLNVLNGGAHADNSVDIQEFMLVPAGFPSFAEGLRAGAEIYHRLRAVLKKRGLVTAVGDEGGFAPNLASNREALDLLVEAISAAGYTPGKQVFLALDVAASELEESRDGDVVRYALAGEGRSGLGADDLIALYRDWADAYPLVSIEDGLAEGDWAGWKRLTDALGGRVQLVGDDIFVTNPEIIRRGIAEGVSNALLVKLNQIGSLSETLAAVDLAKRNGWANIISHRSGETEDTTIADLAVATRAGQIKTGAPCRSDRVAKYNRLLRIEEELDGVGTYPGLAAFRQISA from the coding sequence ATGTACACGATTGAGGAGATCGTCGCCCGGGAGATTCTCGACTCCCGAGGCAACCCCACGCTCGAAGTCGACTGCGTCCTCGAGAGCGGCGCCGTCGGGACCGCCGCCGTTCCCTCCGGCGCCTCGACCGGCAGCCGCGAGGCGCTCGAGCTGCGCGACCAGGACGCCCGCTACGGCGGCAAGGGGGTGCGCAAGGCGGTCGAGAACGTCGAGCGCGAGATCGCCCGCGAGCTCGAAGAGATGGATGCTCGCGACCAGGCGCTGATCGACCAGACGATGATCGAGCTCGACGGCACGCCGACCAAGTCCCGGCTTGGCGCCAACGCCATCCTCGGCTGTTCGCTCGCCGTGGCCAAGGCGGCGGCGGCGACCTCGGGGCTGCCGCTCTACTCCTATCTCGGCGGGCCCGGCGCGACGATGCTCCCGGTGCCGCTGCTCAACGTGCTCAACGGCGGCGCCCACGCCGACAACAGCGTCGACATCCAGGAGTTCATGCTGGTGCCGGCCGGCTTCCCGAGCTTCGCCGAGGGGCTGCGCGCCGGTGCCGAGATCTACCACCGCCTGCGTGCCGTGTTGAAGAAGCGCGGCCTGGTCACGGCGGTCGGCGACGAGGGCGGCTTCGCGCCGAACCTGGCGAGCAACCGCGAGGCGCTCGACCTGCTGGTCGAGGCGATCTCCGCGGCCGGCTACACGCCCGGCAAGCAGGTCTTCCTCGCGCTCGACGTCGCGGCGAGCGAGCTCGAGGAGAGCCGCGACGGCGACGTGGTGCGCTATGCCCTGGCCGGTGAGGGGCGCAGCGGGCTCGGCGCCGACGATCTGATCGCCCTCTACCGCGATTGGGCCGACGCCTATCCGCTGGTTTCGATCGAAGACGGGCTCGCCGAAGGCGACTGGGCCGGCTGGAAGCGTCTGACCGACGCACTCGGTGGCCGGGTGCAACTCGTGGGCGACGACATCTTCGTCACCAACCCGGAGATCATCCGCCGCGGCATCGCCGAAGGGGTGAGCAACGCGCTGCTGGTCAAGCTCAACCAGATCGGCTCCCTCTCCGAGACCCTCGCCGCCGTCGACCTCGCCAAGCGCAACGGCTGGGCGAACATCATCAGCCACCGCTCGGGCGAGACCGAGGACACCACCATCGCCGACCTGGCGGTGGCGACGCGCGCCGGCCAGATCAAGACCGGTGCCCCCTGCCGCAGCGATCGTGTGGCGAAGTACAACCGCCTGCTGCGCATCGAAGAGGAGCTCGACGGCGTGGGGACCTATCCGGGTCTCGCGGCGTTTCGTCAGATTTCCGCGTGA
- a CDS encoding PilT/PilU family type 4a pilus ATPase — protein sequence MAVLRPGSPLADALERLATSGASDLLLVAGAPPALRLDGRLERTGAEPLAREAVEELFAPLLDARRRALLASAGAVDFSLRLPGGAGRFRVNLHRQRGDLAAAIRALPSRVPTLAELNLPASLDELVAPRRGLVLFCGPTGAGKSTTLAALLGEINRSRPCHVVTIEDPIEYEHRHRAALVEQIEVGVDAPSFAAALKAALRQDPDVILLGEMRDLETIATALTAAETGHLILSTLHTHDAAQAIHRMVDVFPAGQQEQVRQQLALALHAIVCQQLVPRRDGRGRIPALEILLATPAVRHLVRQQQVQKLQHEITLGKRLGMVSLEASLARLVREGRIDLEEARLRVARPEELASLLAE from the coding sequence GTGGCGGTCCTACGCCCGGGGTCGCCGCTCGCCGACGCGCTCGAGCGACTGGCGACGAGCGGGGCGAGCGACCTCCTGCTCGTCGCCGGTGCCCCGCCCGCGTTGCGGCTCGACGGCCGGCTCGAACGGACCGGCGCCGAGCCGCTCGCCCGCGAAGCGGTCGAGGAGCTCTTCGCACCGCTGCTCGACGCCCGGCGACGAGCGCTGCTCGCCTCCGCTGGGGCGGTCGACTTCTCGCTCCGCCTGCCCGGCGGGGCCGGGCGCTTCCGGGTCAACCTGCACCGGCAGCGCGGCGATCTCGCCGCGGCGATCCGTGCGCTGCCCTCGCGGGTGCCGACGCTCGCCGAGCTCAACCTGCCGGCGTCGCTCGACGAGCTGGTCGCTCCCCGCCGCGGTCTGGTGCTCTTCTGCGGCCCCACGGGCGCCGGCAAGTCGACGACGCTCGCCGCCCTGCTCGGCGAGATCAACCGTTCGCGCCCCTGCCACGTGGTGACGATCGAGGACCCGATCGAGTACGAGCACCGCCACCGCGCCGCGCTCGTCGAACAGATCGAGGTGGGGGTCGACGCGCCGTCGTTCGCCGCCGCGCTCAAGGCCGCCCTGCGCCAGGATCCCGACGTCATCCTGCTCGGCGAGATGCGCGACCTCGAGACGATCGCCACCGCGCTCACCGCCGCCGAAACCGGCCACCTGATCCTTTCCACCCTGCACACCCACGACGCCGCCCAGGCGATTCACCGAATGGTCGACGTCTTCCCCGCCGGGCAGCAGGAGCAGGTTCGCCAGCAGCTCGCCCTGGCCCTCCACGCCATCGTCTGTCAGCAGCTCGTCCCGCGACGCGACGGGCGCGGACGGATCCCGGCGCTCGAGATCCTCCTCGCCACCCCGGCGGTCCGCCATCTCGTGCGGCAGCAGCAGGTGCAGAAGCTGCAGCACGAGATCACCCTCGGCAAACGGCTCGGCATGGTCTCCCTCGAGGCCTCGCTCGCCCGCCTGGTGCGCGAGGGACGGATCGACCTCGAGGAGGCGCGGCTGCGCGTCGCGCGCCCCGAGGAGCTGGCGAGCCTGCTCGCCGAGTGA
- a CDS encoding carbohydrate binding family 9 domain-containing protein, whose product MGLLRRLAIAVALVLALVGEAVAEAPSGPIAIRRASAAIVVDGELGDAGWVGAAEVADWVETNPGDNIAPKVASRAYLAYDDRFLYAAFRFDDPDPRAIRAPLGDRDNVASYTDYGGVIVDGTHDGRTAQMFLANPRGIQYDALTSDASGEDSAPDWFWDSAARITATGWTLEMRIPFSSLRYQGSNPEAWGILLYRNRPREFRYQMFSSILPRDSNCMVCHARPLVGLVGLPAGGHWVAAPYATGSRVETPEGELGSSLGGGEAEVDGGLDVKWAPSPNTVVDATINPDFSQIEADAPEITANERFALFFPEKRPFFLEGVTLFTTPVQAVYTRTLTSLRYGLRATGGVGATHYTVLTGEDRGGGSVILPGPTGSELAPQDFSSRVLLGRVRRDLGDSFVSLLFTAREIEGGGFNRVLGPDFEWRPTPQDTVTGQLLFSRSDTPERPDLAAEWDGRRLAGHAGELWWYRQTSTWDYFTLYEERSDGFRADTGFVPQVGLRGAYVEVGRTWHPLDRPVSRVRVFTVARRKEDFRGELIEQLVNPAVGFDARWNSFVRLELLWREVRSGERTFETVQFRPTVQIRPGKVLSQVTFNGLFGDEVDFTHSRPGSGWTAKLTADLQPTDHLQVALATSRRVLDVERTELGRAGRLFTADVARLRAVYMLSSRAWVRLIGEWIETRRDPALWSEAVEPRSASFAGSALVAFKLNWQTVLFVGYGDNRTLDDADELQPESRQLFFKLSYAFQG is encoded by the coding sequence ATGGGTCTGCTCCGTCGTCTCGCCATCGCCGTCGCGTTGGTCCTGGCGCTCGTCGGCGAGGCGGTGGCGGAGGCGCCGAGCGGCCCGATCGCCATCCGCCGCGCGAGCGCAGCGATCGTCGTCGACGGCGAGCTCGGGGACGCCGGCTGGGTCGGGGCGGCCGAGGTCGCCGACTGGGTGGAGACCAACCCGGGCGACAACATCGCCCCGAAGGTGGCCAGCCGCGCCTATCTCGCCTACGACGATCGCTTCCTCTACGCGGCGTTTCGTTTCGACGACCCGGATCCGCGCGCCATCCGCGCCCCGCTCGGCGACCGCGACAACGTCGCGAGCTACACCGACTACGGCGGGGTGATCGTCGACGGCACGCACGACGGGCGGACGGCGCAGATGTTCCTCGCCAATCCGCGCGGGATCCAGTACGACGCGCTGACCAGCGACGCGAGCGGCGAAGACTCGGCCCCCGACTGGTTCTGGGACAGCGCGGCGCGCATCACGGCGACCGGTTGGACGCTCGAGATGCGCATTCCCTTCTCCTCCCTGCGCTACCAAGGGAGCAATCCGGAGGCTTGGGGAATCCTGCTCTACCGCAACCGACCGCGCGAGTTTCGCTATCAGATGTTCAGCTCCATCCTGCCGCGCGACAGCAACTGCATGGTCTGCCACGCTCGGCCGCTCGTCGGACTCGTCGGCCTGCCGGCAGGGGGGCACTGGGTGGCGGCGCCCTATGCGACCGGGAGCCGGGTCGAAACACCGGAGGGTGAGCTCGGCTCGTCGCTCGGGGGCGGAGAGGCGGAGGTCGACGGCGGCCTCGACGTGAAGTGGGCGCCGAGCCCGAACACCGTCGTCGACGCGACGATCAACCCCGACTTCTCGCAGATCGAGGCCGATGCGCCGGAGATCACCGCCAACGAGCGGTTCGCGCTCTTCTTCCCGGAGAAGCGTCCCTTCTTCCTCGAAGGGGTGACGCTCTTCACCACACCGGTGCAGGCGGTCTACACGCGCACGCTCACCTCGTTGCGCTACGGCCTGCGGGCAACCGGCGGCGTGGGGGCGACGCACTACACGGTGCTCACCGGCGAGGACCGGGGCGGCGGCAGCGTCATTCTCCCGGGGCCGACCGGTTCGGAGCTCGCCCCGCAGGACTTCTCCTCGCGGGTGCTGCTCGGGCGGGTTCGTCGGGACCTCGGCGACTCGTTCGTCAGCCTTCTCTTCACCGCCCGTGAGATCGAGGGCGGTGGCTTCAACCGCGTCCTCGGACCGGACTTCGAGTGGCGGCCGACGCCGCAGGACACGGTGACCGGGCAGCTGCTCTTCTCGCGGTCGGACACCCCGGAGCGCCCCGACCTGGCGGCGGAGTGGGACGGGCGCCGGCTCGCCGGACACGCCGGCGAGCTCTGGTGGTATCGCCAGACCTCGACCTGGGACTACTTCACCCTCTACGAGGAGCGCTCCGACGGTTTCCGCGCCGACACCGGATTCGTACCGCAGGTGGGGCTGCGCGGCGCCTACGTCGAGGTCGGGAGGACCTGGCACCCGCTCGACCGGCCGGTCTCTCGGGTCCGCGTCTTCACCGTGGCGCGCCGCAAGGAGGACTTCCGCGGCGAGCTGATCGAGCAACTGGTCAATCCCGCCGTCGGTTTCGACGCGCGCTGGAACTCCTTCGTCCGTCTCGAGCTGCTCTGGCGCGAGGTGCGCAGCGGCGAGCGGACCTTCGAGACGGTCCAGTTCCGTCCGACGGTGCAGATCCGACCCGGCAAGGTGCTCTCGCAGGTCACCTTCAACGGTCTCTTCGGCGACGAGGTCGACTTCACCCACAGCCGGCCGGGGAGCGGTTGGACGGCCAAGCTTACCGCCGACCTTCAACCGACCGACCACTTGCAGGTCGCGCTGGCCACCTCGCGCCGTGTGCTCGACGTCGAGCGCACCGAGCTCGGTCGCGCCGGCCGGCTCTTCACCGCCGACGTCGCGCGTCTGCGCGCCGTCTACATGCTGAGCTCCCGCGCCTGGGTGCGCCTGATCGGCGAGTGGATCGAGACCCGGCGCGACCCGGCCCTGTGGAGCGAAGCGGTCGAGCCGCGGAGCGCCAGCTTTGCCGGCTCGGCGCTCGTCGCCTTCAAGCTCAACTGGCAAACGGTGCTCTTCGTCGGCTACGGCGACAACCGGACCCTCGACGACGCCGACGAGCTGCAGCCGGAGAGCCGCCAGCTCTTCTTCAAGCTCTCTTACGCCTTCCAGGGCTGA
- a CDS encoding response regulator, producing the protein MNEEIRVLLVEDDDNDAEMLQRILGKAGVPETVHRLSDGQAALDFLLGHDDASRAAAVTVVAGLQLILLDLKLPRVDGLEVLARLRADPLTARIPIVVLTSSMLPDDVTASYRAGANSFVVKQVHYESHAATLREIGSYWLRLNVTPSR; encoded by the coding sequence ATGAATGAAGAGATCCGCGTCCTGCTCGTCGAGGACGACGACAACGACGCCGAGATGCTGCAACGGATCCTTGGCAAGGCCGGCGTGCCGGAGACGGTTCATCGGCTGAGCGACGGGCAGGCCGCGCTCGACTTTCTGCTCGGGCACGACGACGCCTCGCGCGCCGCCGCGGTCACGGTGGTCGCGGGGCTGCAGCTCATCCTGCTCGATCTCAAGCTGCCGCGAGTCGACGGGCTCGAGGTGCTCGCCCGGCTGCGCGCCGATCCGCTCACCGCCAGGATCCCGATCGTCGTGCTGACCTCCTCGATGCTGCCGGACGACGTGACCGCGAGCTACCGGGCCGGAGCGAACAGTTTCGTCGTCAAGCAGGTGCACTACGAGAGCCACGCGGCGACCCTGCGCGAGATCGGCAGCTACTGGTTGCGGCTCAACGTGACCCCGTCCCGCTGA
- a CDS encoding PAS domain S-box protein, translating to MNLDVRTLALVLALGHVVQVVALALQLAVGNRVRGLGWWLAWSSSVAVGGGLILLRQVPALEVAATALQNLMILAGVSFLYVGLMRFHGRRERTRMLLGIGSSFLFGHLYFALVHDDMEVRSMLFAVAIGAIGLLTASDLFKVRASSPGASAGFLTVLLSFHGLFFLWRGGSIALGVPVPGLFDPSPFNTATFLEAIVVGNLLTMGLIILVNQRLHREVVEARDHFERLFETSPDAVIITRAADGVCCQLNQGLEKLSGYDRSELLGRSTVDAGIYADPVDRQRIVDELMLRGSVTGIEVGFVRRDGSRFAGNMSARLIDLQGVPHVISVTRDVSERKRAEEELARQGAEIRELNAGLERRVAERTAELERTNRELEGFVHSIAHDLRAPLRAIDGFSGVLEEEHSAALPAEGRRYLDRVRRGARAMDRLITDLLEYARTGTAELTRGKVDMAALARRVFDEIATAEERASVEFSVGDLPPTEGDPRLLRAVFRNLLDNAIKYTAAQPRRQIEVTAGREAGTVAYRVSDNGIGFDPIHSGKLFGVFQRLHVTGEFDGTGIGLAIVKRIVERHGGKVRAEGAVNQGAAVTFTLPERGPDDE from the coding sequence ATGAACCTCGACGTCCGTACGCTGGCCCTGGTCCTCGCCCTCGGCCACGTCGTCCAGGTCGTCGCGCTCGCCCTGCAGCTCGCCGTCGGCAATCGCGTCCGCGGCCTCGGCTGGTGGCTGGCGTGGAGCTCCTCGGTCGCGGTGGGTGGCGGCCTAATCCTCCTGCGGCAGGTGCCCGCACTCGAGGTCGCGGCGACGGCGCTGCAAAACCTGATGATCCTCGCCGGCGTCTCCTTCCTCTACGTCGGGTTGATGCGCTTTCACGGGCGGCGAGAGCGGACTCGGATGCTCCTCGGCATCGGCAGCTCGTTCCTCTTCGGGCACCTCTACTTCGCGCTGGTGCACGACGACATGGAAGTGCGCTCGATGCTGTTTGCCGTTGCCATCGGCGCCATCGGCCTGCTGACGGCATCGGACCTGTTCAAGGTGCGGGCGAGCTCGCCCGGCGCGTCGGCGGGGTTCCTCACCGTGCTGCTCAGCTTCCACGGGCTGTTCTTCCTCTGGCGCGGGGGGAGCATCGCCCTCGGGGTGCCGGTGCCTGGGCTCTTCGACCCGTCGCCGTTCAACACCGCGACCTTCCTCGAGGCGATCGTCGTCGGCAACCTCCTGACGATGGGGCTGATCATCCTGGTCAACCAGCGACTCCACCGGGAGGTGGTCGAGGCTCGCGATCACTTCGAGCGGCTCTTCGAGACCAGTCCGGACGCGGTGATCATCACCCGCGCGGCGGACGGTGTCTGTTGTCAGCTCAACCAGGGTCTGGAGAAGCTCTCCGGCTACGACCGGTCGGAGCTCCTCGGCCGGTCGACCGTGGATGCCGGGATCTACGCCGACCCGGTCGACCGCCAGCGCATCGTCGACGAGCTGATGCTGCGCGGCTCGGTCACCGGGATCGAAGTCGGCTTCGTGCGGCGGGACGGGTCCCGTTTCGCCGGCAACATGTCGGCGCGACTGATCGACCTGCAGGGGGTGCCGCACGTCATCAGCGTGACGCGCGACGTCAGCGAGCGCAAACGCGCCGAGGAGGAGCTGGCGCGGCAGGGGGCGGAGATCCGTGAGCTCAACGCCGGCCTCGAGCGGCGGGTCGCCGAACGCACCGCCGAGCTCGAGCGGACCAATCGCGAGCTCGAGGGGTTCGTCCACTCGATCGCCCACGACCTGCGTGCGCCGTTGCGGGCGATCGACGGCTTCTCCGGTGTCCTCGAGGAAGAGCACTCGGCCGCGCTCCCGGCGGAAGGCCGCCGCTACCTCGATCGCGTGCGGCGCGGTGCGCGGGCGATGGACCGCCTGATCACCGACCTGCTCGAATATGCGCGCACCGGGACGGCCGAGCTCACCCGTGGCAAGGTGGACATGGCGGCGCTCGCGCGCCGCGTCTTCGACGAGATCGCCACCGCCGAGGAGCGCGCCAGCGTGGAGTTTTCGGTCGGCGACCTGCCGCCGACCGAGGGCGATCCGCGACTCCTGCGGGCGGTCTTCCGTAACCTGCTCGACAACGCGATCAAGTACACGGCCGCGCAGCCGCGACGGCAGATCGAGGTGACGGCGGGGCGCGAGGCCGGGACCGTGGCCTACCGCGTGAGCGACAACGGAATCGGCTTCGACCCGATCCACTCCGGGAAGCTCTTCGGCGTCTTCCAGCGGCTGCACGTCACCGGTGAGTTCGACGGGACTGGCATCGGACTGGCGATCGTCAAGCGGATCGTCGAGCGACATGGCGGCAAGGTGCGGGCGGAAGGCGCGGTGAATCAAGGGGCAGCGGTGACCTTCACGCTGCCGGAGAGAGGGCCGGACGATGAATGA
- a CDS encoding 1-acyl-sn-glycerol-3-phosphate acyltransferase — MQELVSLPIWVVALLGLFAGWALADHLVLPLLRWLLQRRSNRVIHELNTRLHLKIQPFKLTRRQSLIDRLLFDAKVLEAAEAHARDNGLRQEVVMAKVRRYAEEIVPAFSAYVYFRLGYALARTVVRSLYRVRLGHRDEEALATVDPQASVVFVINHRSNVDYLLVSYMVAERTALSYAVGEWARVWPLATLMRAMGAFFVRRDSRDPLYRRVLERYVATATAEGVTQAVFPEGGLTRDGSLRPAKLGLLDYMVRGFDARGERDLVFVPVAVNYDRVLEDRTLLLDAVPDFERRGSTLGNTLRFLGKNLALLARQRWRRFGYACVNFGRPLSLGAWCAERGIDLRPLDKEARIAQVAVLAGELMQRIGEVVPVVPVALVATVFTRRPEATFSELELKAEALALWRELEERGARIYIPRRDQEYAIAFGLRSLAARHLVVERDGLWSLLERDRAVVHYYARSVEHLLRRPMPGSGAPAPAPMSGAAN; from the coding sequence TTGCAGGAGCTCGTCTCGCTGCCGATCTGGGTCGTCGCCCTGTTGGGGCTGTTCGCCGGCTGGGCGTTGGCCGACCACCTCGTCCTGCCGCTCCTGCGCTGGCTGCTGCAGCGCCGCTCGAACCGGGTGATCCACGAGCTCAACACGCGCCTCCACCTGAAGATCCAGCCGTTCAAGCTGACGCGCCGTCAGTCGCTGATCGACCGGCTGCTCTTCGACGCCAAGGTGCTCGAAGCGGCCGAGGCGCATGCCCGCGACAACGGGCTGCGCCAGGAGGTCGTGATGGCGAAGGTCCGGCGGTATGCCGAGGAGATCGTTCCGGCCTTCTCGGCGTACGTCTACTTCCGACTCGGCTACGCCCTGGCGCGCACCGTCGTGCGGTCGCTCTATCGCGTTCGCCTGGGACATCGCGACGAGGAGGCGCTCGCCACCGTCGATCCGCAGGCCTCGGTGGTCTTCGTCATCAACCACCGCTCGAACGTCGACTATCTGCTCGTCTCCTACATGGTCGCCGAACGCACCGCCCTTTCCTATGCCGTCGGGGAGTGGGCGCGGGTCTGGCCGCTCGCCACCCTGATGCGCGCCATGGGAGCGTTCTTCGTGCGCCGGGACTCACGCGACCCGCTCTACCGCCGGGTGCTCGAGCGCTACGTGGCGACCGCCACCGCCGAGGGCGTGACCCAGGCGGTCTTTCCGGAGGGTGGGCTCACCCGCGACGGCAGCCTGCGTCCGGCCAAGCTCGGCCTGCTCGACTACATGGTGCGCGGCTTCGACGCCCGCGGCGAGCGCGATCTGGTCTTCGTCCCGGTGGCGGTCAACTACGATCGGGTGCTCGAGGACCGCACACTGCTGCTCGACGCCGTTCCGGATTTCGAGCGTCGCGGCTCGACGCTCGGCAACACCCTGCGCTTCCTCGGCAAGAACCTCGCGCTCCTGGCCCGCCAACGCTGGCGGCGCTTCGGCTACGCCTGCGTCAATTTCGGCCGGCCCCTCTCGCTCGGGGCCTGGTGCGCCGAGCGCGGGATCGACCTGCGCCCGCTCGACAAGGAGGCGCGCATCGCCCAGGTGGCGGTGCTCGCCGGCGAGTTGATGCAGCGGATCGGCGAGGTGGTCCCGGTGGTGCCGGTCGCCCTGGTCGCGACCGTCTTCACGCGGCGGCCCGAGGCCACGTTCTCCGAGCTCGAGCTCAAGGCCGAAGCGCTCGCCCTCTGGCGCGAGCTCGAGGAGCGTGGGGCCCGGATCTACATCCCCCGGCGCGACCAGGAGTACGCCATCGCCTTCGGCCTGCGCTCGCTCGCGGCTCGCCACCTCGTCGTCGAACGAGACGGCCTGTGGAGCCTCCTCGAGCGTGACCGGGCGGTCGTCCACTATTACGCACGCTCGGTCGAGCATCTCCTGAGGCGCCCGATGCCGGGCAGCGGGGCGCCGGCACCGGCGCCGATGTCCGGGGCGGCGAATTGA